AGTACTAGAAATTCTATAGTGTAGGAATAGGATCATACCAAATTTTGCTGGGCTAGGAGAAAACCACACAGATAAGAGGAGTTTTAACTGGTATTAAAGGAGCTTTTGAACCCTACAATTGTAATTACAAGTCCTGGGCTTTGCTCAGAGTTTTTTCTCTGCTTCTATCAAAATGGTTTTGATTTCTAGAAGCCCGACCATATGCTTGGTGAAGAACATTCCTTTGCCAGACACCATTTAATAAGGTGGACCATAGAATTTCTTTAAGAGAATAGAAATATGATATCTTAATAAAAGACTAAATAAGATTAGCATACTATAGATTCATTGTATAGGTCCATTGTGTGGTAAAGAGAAAACCATTATACCAAAACTGGACccttattattaatgaaaattaatttatctctataatGTTTTTGTTGTAGGTCATACATTTCATTTGACATTCTGAGACGTGTTATGTCAAACTATTTTGGTTATGATATACTGTATGTCATGAATATAACAGATATTGATGACAAAATTATTAAGCGAGCaagacaaaattatttatatgagaAATATGTTAAAGAGCCCAAAGATCTGACCAAAATTATTGATGATGCAACTGCTGTTGTGGATTTCTATGAAGGTGTGGTAAAGGAAGCAACAGAtccagataaaaaaaatacaatgcaaAAAATGTTGGaaaggtaattttatttttttcactcaagaattctttaatttttagatttagttAAGAGCTTGACCATTTTCTTTGAGtcaggtaggtatacctaccatGACATTTACATTCTAAGCAGTCATTTGATTGGATTGTGGTTCAGAGACTGATCTCTGATAGACAaaggaaagagagaaaaaaaaaccctaccatggcaaaactaaaaattaaaatgaaactttgaAAAGATATTGCATACTACATTATGAAAGCATTTACAACTAGCCTTACAACAAAATTGTGTcctaaattttattgaaataaaaagccTTTGGTTCTACGTACTGAGTTCTCGATTCAGTGGTAATATCAGGTCATAAAGCCTGCTCTGTCCCATGTGTTTAGCtgtatttttaattgacttcaaaaaaggaggaggttcattcgaggtttgttacctcataacctcatttattaaccaattttgaaaattcttttttaatttgatacttccagattagtcccattacattttcatgaaagttggttgagtaattttgtgttaaatcaaattaactgaaatatgtttttatgttgaaaagattatttttattatttaccaaatCTTTTATTAACATAATCTTAATACTTAATGatgtttaacattatttataattttgctataaatattacctacatcATTTTTGGCATGTAGGTCACACTTTTGCTGACTATGTTTGTTGTTACTTAAATATGATGAAATCATCTGTTACCATTTGTTTAATAGTGTTGCATCAGCAGTAAAAGTTCTCAAAGCTGCTGTAGAAGAGAACCATAATGAAAAAATAGAAACAGCCAAGAGTGATATGTTGAAATCAGCAAAAGATCCTATATCTGAATGGTTAGACAAACAATATGGGGCCACAGTCACTGACAATGCAATTTTCACAGCTTTGCCTAGGTACTGGGAAGATGAGTTTCATAAAGATATGAAAGCACTTAATGTGAGTgtaatttactattttatattagtaatgATAAATTGAAGCcctaatattttcaaaattgaaattgaagccctaatattttcaaaattgaaattgaagccctaatattttcaaaattgaaattgaagcTCTAATATTTTCAAGAGTTAAATAAAGCTTCCATTGGACTATTGTCTTTCCTACTTGTAATATTACAGTCTCAATGAGCAATTGGAGGAGAACAGGAAAATTAgtcatacaaataatatattaaaagtaaCTTCAAATAACTCTTCTTTAGCATGCTACACCAAGTTATGTCAGTAAAACagaatttttacttataaaccAGTATTctatataaaaagttaataaactgTTAACTAGTAACAGCCAGCGATTGTGTCCACATGGAAACCCTGAACCACATTCTTATAGTATATAAGGtactttttatagtattaatgTTTCTCAATAACCTTCTCTATCATTCAGTGAAAATCCTATTAAATCAGTGCAGATAAAGGTGATTAGCCTggaaaaacaaacagacaggcatatattttaaaacagtttGTTAGTGTTTCGTATTATGCATTAcacacttgagaaaacagttattttaaaactatcggtcgcccgcgtcttcgtctgCGAATAATAATTAGTGTAAGCTTTCATCAACCCCTTTCAACCCCAAagggttaaatttaaaaaatcactacatttcgtatttttttcatgcacaaaatttcaacccctattaattcacccccttctcattttattttagggacaaaagtagcctatgttctgctcctaGGTCTTATTTATCAGAATACCAAAATTAATCTTGATTGGTTCAGctgtttagctgtgaaaaggtaacagacggACAGGCTTACTTTCGTTTTCATAATACTATAGTATGGAAGTATGGATTAGACATACAGacattacagttttatttatattatatatgtattgatatataATTCCATTTCAGGTATTACCACCAGATGTATTAACTAGAGTAAGCGAATATATTCCACAAATTATAACgtttatacaaaaaattatagataatggCTTAGCATATGAATCAAATGGCTCAGTATACTTTAACGTTAGCGAGTTTGATAGCAAGGACCAACACCATTATGCCAGACTTGTGCCTGAAGCATATGGCGATACTAAATCATTGCAAGAAGGAGAAGGTAAGGCAAAGAGAAGTACTATACTATATATGAAGTATTCATTATGTACTGTATTATTGTAATAAGGCATGAAGCTAATAATAAGCATCTAATTCAAGCCATGATAAGTATGACTTGTATAGGACAGGatctagtattttatattgatatgtAGGTCATAATTCATAAATGAGACTCGAGCATATTGTACTACATGGtgtgaataattaaataaaaaatgcttaTATAAAACTTTTCTTAAGTTCATCATTGTCATAGTATGTGATAGCATAATTACGTACCTAACACTCTAAATGTAGGCTAATAAATAACACTCATTTTCATTCCTACCTCTTAAGGATCTGCTTATATTTGGCGAGATGAAAGCATTTAGTAGTAGTATCTAGTAGGTACTGCTAAACTATTATTGTCGCTTTCGTTCCTAgaaattttgttcaaaattaattaacatctaTCTATGATCTTTTGTCTCTCGCTCTCACGaccatatttttaaagatttcaatctcaattttcttcaaagtaaaatgtacctaattttaaagtgtttaaagttcactttactttaaaaTGATGATTCTAAAGATACTGTGGTTTAATATATTGACGTTACGAATATATTTGGCTGAAGATATTGCCCCAAGATTAAACAATACGATAATGTTTGCAGGAGATCTCAGTGATGATACGGCTGAGAAGCGTTCGCCGAATGACTTTGCCCTGTGGAAGCGCAGTAAAGCTGGTGAGCCTTCGTGGGGGTCGCCGTGGGGCGCCGGGCGGCCCGGCTGGCACATCGAGTGCTCCGCCATGGCCTCTGACGTGTGCGGTTCCAACCTAGACATACATACGGGAGGGGTGGACCTCAAGTTCCCTCATCATGATAATGAGTTGGCTCAAAGTGAGGTATGTTGGCAAGATGTCTTTAACACAGTCAACCTTATTTTATACTCTAGATATGTTACGTggctacaaaatcactgcaaaaagtggtCTGTATTTAGCTACTTCACTGAGCGCAGCAAACATGCACCATTTTGtgtatccatactaatattataaagctaaagagtttgtttgtttgtttgattgaacgcgctaatctcaggaactactggtccgatttgaaaaattctttcagtgttagatagctcatttattgaggaaggctataggttatataaaatccccgtattcatacgggaacgcgaaccacgcgggtaaaaaccgcgtggcgtcagctaatgtgtaatatttatagagagccgtgacagtccagtggatatgacctctgcctccgattccggagggtgtgggttcgaatccggtccggggcatgcacctccaacttttcagttgtgtgcattttagaaaattaaatatcacgtgtctcaaacggtgaaggaaaaacatcgtgaggaaacctgcacaccggagaatgttcttaattatctgcatgtgtaaagtctgccaatccgtattgggccagtgtggtggactaatggcctaacccctctcattctgagagagactcgagctcagcagtgagccgaatatggattgataatgatgatgatgataatatttatgtatatatatagtttttacacttcctgaacacagaactcgacattgtagacaataattatttaggtaatatttgtttaaataacttacgttgtttactatgcgactaaatgaaattaagacaattagccacttttgtttgCAGTTTTGACGCGTtagtgacatgtctaatagtttaatttcattgcacacattattttttttttttattaactgctTCATTGGTTTAGTAGTTAGCCTAAGCCTTAGATCATGAGGTTCTGATTTTCAACCCTTTATTGGTCTATCAAATGTTGGATTTTTCTTCCCAAAAATTTTTAGTAGAGGCGTAGTTCACATATTTCCTAATACtgagtctggcaagttcgttgataacactcccatgatatgcgggcgacagggggaaagactgcgcgggtgtaaaatcgtgcgtgctgggaagtgacgtgcatcagtcgtgggtttttcattcatcgctgcacgccccccggcccgcgcgggacattgggagtgttacaaacgaagttgccaagctataatggtATTACATTGTCATTGTCTCATGCCCAACAATGGATCGCCGCTTTAGAGGCGAAGCAGTGTGCGAATGTACTTATATCTCACCttttctcatcatcattatcatcatatcagccattAGACTGCAGgacagggacttccaaacatcacgatgctgATCCGCCACCATCCAGCGAATCGCAGAGACTGATGTCAGTACACCTGGTGGGTCGACccacactgcgttttctagtgcgtggtcgccattctagcaccttggaacccaaaatccatcgactcttcgaactattttctcaccttttaaggccgcctttgcatgctaagtttaaattatctttttaatgttttaatttataattgtatttttgtgtgcaataaagtatttcttcttcttcttcttttctcatcatcatcatcatcatcatgtcaaccgattgatgtccactgcaggacataggccttttgtatgtgatgatttcctcatttctgattcgatcacgcagatacaTTACTagcatagcttgttccatcgtCCGGAGGCCCATTGTTAGCGACCAAGACCACCTTTTCTCaccatcaataaaaaataaatgaaaagtaaaaCATCTATTTTTTCCTCTTAACTCCTCAGGCACATTTCGACAAGCCCGGCTGGGTGAACTATTTCTTGCACACGGGTCATCTCACTATCGCTGGTTGCAAGATGTCCAAGTCCTTGAAGAACTTCGTAACTATATCCGACGCATTGAAACGTCACTCCGCCAGACAGTTACGCATTGCGTTCCTTCTACACGGCTGGAAGGATACTCTGGACTATTCGGATAACACAATGGACATGGCCATACAGACAGAGAAGATGTTTAATGTTGAGTACCTATTTTGTAATCTTATTTCAAAGTGCTTTTGGCAAGCAAACTAGAAACGTAAAGGGACCCGACAGTTTACTTATATCCAAAAAAAACTTGAtgattctactttaataatgaatatcATTACTATAAGCAGTGGCGTCCATAATGTTGTCGAGCAGGGTATGcactggaaaaatctgtatttaataacaaCTCTTATTAGGgaatgcagtactttaatgcatgtatgaagtgcacagcACTGACACGGCCCTCCtttgcacgagagttttttaacggacgttaaaaaaggggatattttaatttgaagatCATTCAATAAGCGAATTTTCGTGTTGTGGTcattattagattatttttagaCCTACGCAAAACTCTTCCACGGTGGATCGCTTTAGCCTTTTGGTCCTACCAGCTTctgacatttatttaaattagttatttatttataatgcagGAATTTTTCCTCACGGTGAAAGACGCCATACGCGCCGGCTACGACTCAGGCTGCGGTGGTGCGTGGAATGCGGAGGACCAGCAGCTGTGGAGCAAGCTTAGCTCGGCGAAGGAGCAAGTTCATGCTGCTCTATGTGGTAAGGGTATAGGTTGTATAGCAAAGATTATATAGTCATAGTCTTTTTTACCTTTGGAAAACGGTTTGGCTTGGGATGTACCCAGTAGTAAAATGTACAAACAAGGTTCATCGTTAATATCATTGCAGATTGGCGGTGCAGTATTATAAGCAAACTGCATAGTTGAGTTAAGTCAAGTCAAGACTGCTGAGATCGAATTAAGACCTTAATTGtatgtcaaatttattttatgcaatGTTTTTCTTTGCGATAATAAAACTGTGATATTTGTCTTCTTTCCATGTGAGGTTTGATTCAACTCTCTTCTGATCATTTCGAATAATTACTTCTCCTTATCGTACCGCCCCTATAATCTGTTTGAAGTAACTTTACTCTGTCAGATAACATCGACACGCGCAGCGCTGTCGACGCGCTACGTGAGCTGGTGGGTGCCGCGCATGTGTACCTGCGGGCGACGTCCCCGCGCAGCGCCCCGCTATTGGTGGAGTGTGCGCGCTACGTCACCGACGTGCTGCACGTGTTCGGCGCCGTGGAGGGCCCGCGCGGCCTAATCGGCTTCCCCGTCAGCGGCGCCAGTGACGTCTGCGTGAGTACACAGCGCCCGCTATTGGTGGAGTGTGCGCGCTACGTCACCGACGTGCTGCACGTGTTCGGCGCCGTGGAGGGCCCGCGCGGCCTAATCGGCTTCCCCGTCAGCGGCGCCAGTGACGTCTGCGTGAGTACACAGCGCCCGCTATTGGTGGAGTGTGCGCGCTACGTCACTGACGTGCTGCACGTGTTCGGCGCCGTGGAGGGCCCGCGCGGCCTCATCGGCTTCCCCGTCAGCGGCGCCAGTGACGTCTGCGTGAGTACACAGCGCCCGCTATTGGTgtctcttgtatagacttccaaacatcactgtttcgagccgccagcatctacgCCGCCGCTGGATGCTGATTTTTTCTGAttatttctgattctatcacgcagagaaactgcCAATCATCGCTACATCGCCCGCTGACTAACTCTGAGCCTGTGGaggaatatattatattgagaAAATTTCGTTATATGTTTGTGCTTTTATTGCATTTTACGTAGTcggaagttttaattaataacttaagTGTTTCTTTTATTACAGTTGGAAGAGGCAGTGATGCCGTACCTGGAGGCGCTGAGCACGTTCCGCGGGCGCGTGCGcgaggcggcgcgcgcgggcgcggcggccgACGTGCTGGCGCTGTGCGACGCGCTGCGCGACGACGAGCTGCCTGCGCTGGGCGTGCGCCTGGAGGACAAGCCCGGTACAGCTGCTATGTTGCATATGTTGTTGCATGTAtgcatattcggcacactgctcgggtctcctctcagaatgatgaggcttaggccaatagtccactacgccaGCCCAATgtcaattggcagacttcgcacacgcagagaattaagaaaattatctggtattcaggtttcctcatgatgttttctttcaccgcttgagacacataatatttaatttcttaaaatgctcacaactgaaaagttggaggtgcatgccccggaccggattcgaacccacaccctccggaatgtgaggcgtgatttttttttatcacatttttgAAGCGAAACTTCTTTACGCATGTGTCGGCGCGAGTTGGTCGGTTCGAATcgcataccctaccctacatacAACAGCATAGGTGTAGCTAGGGTTGTATCTAGGGGGGGCAgctatacttaaattgagtataTATCACCAATTCATACTGTCCGACCAAACTGAAACCGAATTTCAGATTTAaaattcggtttcggtttcggccggtTTTCAGCCGAAATATttcagattattatttcttaagtAACCGATCGCTCTGCTAATTGTCTGCTGATCATCCCGTATTTCCGATACAAGCTTGACATAAGGAGTAAGCAGGTGAATGttttacgaaaaatgtaatcgaAATGACAAACAAAGTGCCATCTGTAGTAACACTGCTAAACTACGACACAACCAATTTAAGCCCAGCGCCGAATCCGTTCACTCTTTTAACGGCAAAATTGTGAACTAACTTGTAGAAGCTTGTCAAGTAAAGCAAATGCGATACGAGAGATGacgctattatttttaaagtttctcataaaagtattattttacttgttgaaagaattttttttcaatgggGTTGATGACtgcgtttttcagggacccgTGGCACCGTCcggtagctccgaaagtaatgatcgcagatttcctattacttttagaaaattgctttacaattagcatactcctactttgtatacaatttaaaaaactgtcatcacccCTATTATtttgtagggttccgtacctaAAGGGCATAACGGTGCCGTATTACTGACTCCggtgtccgtccgtctgtcaccagACTACctcatgagccgtgatagttagacagttgaaattttcacaacacaacaacaacaaatgcttatatcatattaaaataaatatttaagggggCTCCTTTTTTGCTAGTTTTTGTTCAAATTTGATAATGACAACAGGCAGACGCCTGAAATATTCACAAAATATTGAGTCTTATATTATTATGCACGCAGtaggaattttgtttttataattattatctccaATACTCATAATGCTTTTAGTAATGATCTgcaattgaaataatatttttattggccGCAAGATCGGACTGTGGTGAAGCTTGTCAGTAAAGAAGAATTAATGAAAGAGAGGGAAGAGAAGAAAAGACAGGAAGCAGAGAAGTTAAGAAAGAAACAAGAATTATTAGAGGCGCAGCGAGCCAAAGAAGAGCAGAAGAAAATCCCTCCCACTGAGATGTTCAAGcgagaaaaagacaaatattCAAAGTTTGATGATaaggtaaataattttataaattaaacctaggaaacggcctccgtggcgccgtggtatgcgcggtggaattacaagaaggaggtcctgggttcgatcccggctgggccgattgaggttttcttaaattggtacaggtctggctggtggaaggcttcggccgtggctagttaccaccctaccggcaaaaggcgtaccgccaagtgacttagcgttccggtacgatgtcgtgcagaaaccgaaaggggtgtagattttcatcctcctccaaacaagttagcccgcttccatcttaaattgcatcatcatttaccatcaggtgagattgtagtaaagggctaactaaacttttatttatattaatatagtgtaggaaatagtagtctgagactaTATGActtcgctcgatctcgtgtcgGCTCgagccgacgctaggtggcgcgacttgtttccgtaaagaataggtagttagagaggggtaacaatctgttggcgggaacgacttgcgatataaggcgctcgtcgtctggtcggcttcagtgtgctcgtggcgttcgagccgtctatATTCCTTGTTGTGTATTTCTTTATGGTTTACTTGAgataggcgaggagagtgacttgagtggaaaaagggatTGTTACTTAActtaagggatcccttaaccctacacacaacgacCACAAGTtagtgactccactcaaggtcattctctgccattctacagtcttattttggttacagtttgactTCTTAATCAAGTTGTccaatattgtgaatcataacctttgttcgacattggttttcttatttttgtaatccatttctgctgagtctgctaaaaatagatAATACGACGAATAAGATCTCATTGTAATATATTTCTAGGGTCTACCCACCCATGACCACGAGGGCAAAGAACTCAGCAAGGGGCTGGTGAAGAAACTGCAAAAGTTACAACAAGCTCAAGAGAAGAAGTACAACGAATACTTAGCTTCAGTTAACAGTAACTCGTGATAACTGTGTAATCGGTTGTTAAATAATAACGAACTAAAATTCTCATTCCGATTTGCGTGAAGTATTTATATAACTTatcgtattttttgtatataagtataaatgTAAGATTTATTATCTTTCGTTTGTAATGTAAACTAATGCACACTTTtttgtataaagaataatttttaaaacaaaagtggatatttttttaatttattctactATAAGGTAGTTTAGACATAATAGCTACAAAAATCCAATCGGTTAAAGTTAGCTTCGGGACCCTGATAGACAAAGGATACTGAATCATTCTAATATATTGACTACATCTAAGAAATTTTACCAGGAATACCAAAATAAAGAAGGAGTCTTGGTTTATAAACTGTTAAtataacgccagccacacacaaCCAAGTTAACCACCCAGTTTGCTGCGCGCTTAGTGATGttgacaatattaaaaatatcgaaATGCCTACCTATCATGtttcgaaaattttttcacTTGATAGTCTGTGTTATCAATTACCACGTCGCTTTTAATTCTTCTACCATCACCTAACCCTATGACGCCACCTACGGACCGGACGCTTTCAGTTCAAGAAGTACCTAGTAACtttattaataggtacctacctactcatagTTAAAACGATATACTTTTATGGATAGGAATAGCCTTGACAACCCTCTAAAGCATCGCCAACAATCCAATATTTCTCTATGATTTTCTTGATCATTAGGCTGTAAATTAAAGCGCTAAATCAAAACAATCGAAGCGATAACAATAGGAATGATCATACAACCTTCCAGCTTTAATCAACCATCCCCTCATGATTACTTTGATAAAtgcaataaagaatttattGCCAACAAAGTATCTCTAGCGTACCAACAAATTAAGATGTGGGTTTTACCTAATCCACCGATTATCTGTCTCTAtttagcaaaacattaaaaatgaattactcGACATATCTGATCACAACAGGGAGCGCATAACGCCACAATGAGTTCGCTACAAAGGCGACGGCCGCGTGTGCCGCGAccaaaatacttataaaaaggTGAACAGAAgtttaaaaaaaggtaaaaagtgAGGTAAACAATCCGTGTGAGTTTTTTATAAATGGGGAGCGACAATGCCGTATCGGTGGGGTGGCACAGACATCGCACGAGTCGACTTGCCTCGTGCGCTTACGTATGAAGGTACCATCTGCAACTAGAGCATGCGACTATTTATGattgacttaaaaaaaagactaTATGAgctattactatttttaaccaattttttaaaaaaagaagtgaGGATGTACGTCGGGCTGTAATGTTTTGTTAAATGAAAAGTTGTCTGTCTATATATGTAAACTTTATTCGGAAAGTCTTCGTAATCTATTCTTCTTTAAAGTAACTTTAAAGTAAGctggttgtaaaaaaaaagattccgactaattgataacctccttctttttttgaagtcggttaaaaatagatttgTATAGGTGATAATGCTAATTGACTCACTTCATTATACTTGTAGCTGGATATTCGCTCGTCAGGAAGGTCTACAAGCTGGGTCCATATGTCAACTGCTTACTATTTACTGAAAACTACAAGAGCTATTGCTAATTTGTAGCAAATACGTGAACTAAATTGTTTGCCGTTTGTTTTCAGcaaagctttaaaaaaaatagttaaacatAGTGTTTAACAAttcttaaattttattgatgaccaatatttctattACTATCCAACTAATCTGGAAAAGAAAAGGGAAAGACTGTAGATATGTAGTGTCCGggcgctttaccgttgagctatattCTAATAACCTAGGTAAATGCAAATGGGCTTGCATTTGGTAGCAGTTTAACCGTAGCTACTATATACTCACGTATCTAACCCATCAAAGGTTAGGcaattttcagttgtttgcgTAGTTATATTACAGTAAATTCAAACTTAAcgattaaattacaatttatctaCGTATTTATTCAATTTCAAATGAATAGGTAAGTAGAGAATTCCTcgattaggtacatataatgaAATCACTCTACCAAAAACTACAGTTCGAATTACCTTTACATGTAAGCAGTAAGAATTTGTTATAATAACGGAAATTCCCAAGGAGGCCGttgcaaataaaattagaaacggtaaataatttaaatacttttttatcaCGGCAAATTGGATCGCGGTCAGATTTGGCCAACAATGGTTTTCGGAAGCTCACGT
This window of the Bicyclus anynana chromosome 6, ilBicAnyn1.1, whole genome shotgun sequence genome carries:
- the LOC112055124 gene encoding cysteine--tRNA ligase, cytoplasmic, producing the protein MSKRNQPSWSPPCSGDKRPVLKLFNSLTRQKEEFICSNGNSINWYSCGPTVYDASHMGHARSYISFDILRRVMSNYFGYDILYVMNITDIDDKIIKRARQNYLYEKYVKEPKDLTKIIDDATAVVDFYEGVVKEATDPDKKNTMQKMLESVASAVKVLKAAVEENHNEKIETAKSDMLKSAKDPISEWLDKQYGATVTDNAIFTALPRYWEDEFHKDMKALNVLPPDVLTRVSEYIPQIITFIQKIIDNGLAYESNGSVYFNVSEFDSKDQHHYARLVPEAYGDTKSLQEGEGDLSDDTAEKRSPNDFALWKRSKAGEPSWGSPWGAGRPGWHIECSAMASDVCGSNLDIHTGGVDLKFPHHDNELAQSEAHFDKPGWVNYFLHTGHLTIAGCKMSKSLKNFVTISDALKRHSARQLRIAFLLHGWKDTLDYSDNTMDMAIQTEKMFNEFFLTVKDAIRAGYDSGCGGAWNAEDQQLWSKLSSAKEQVHAALCDNIDTRSAVDALRELVGAAHVYLRATSPRSAPLLVECARYVTDVLHVFGAVEGPRGLIGFPVSGASDVCVSTQRPLLVECARYVTDVLHVFGAVEGPRGLIGFPVSGASDVCVSTQRPLLVECARYVTDVLHVFGAVEGPRGLIGFPVSGASDVCLEEAVMPYLEALSTFRGRVREAARAGAAADVLALCDALRDDELPALGVRLEDKPDRTVVKLVSKEELMKEREEKKRQEAEKLRKKQELLEAQRAKEEQKKIPPTEMFKREKDKYSKFDDKGLPTHDHEGKELSKGLVKKLQKLQQAQEKKYNEYLASVNSNS